The Streptomyces collinus DNA segment GAACAAGATCGAGCCGGCCGAGCCGATCGACAAGGACCTCTACGAGCTGGCTCCCGAGGAGCACGCGAGCGTCGCGCAGGTGCCGACCTCCCTCCCGGCCGTCCTCGACCGTCTGGAGGCCGACCACGAGTTCCTGCTCCAGGGCGACGTGTTCACCCCGGACCTGATCGAGACGTGGATCGACTACAAGCGCGCGAACGAGATCGCGCCGCTGCAGCTGCGTCCGCACCCGCACGAGTTCGAGCTGTACTTCGACGTGTGATCGACGCCTGACCGAGGCATCGCGCCCGCGCCCCCGCCGTCCTTTCCGACGGCGGGGGCGCGGGCGTTTGTTCTATTCTTGGGTCAAGGACCACACGGGGGTGGAGCGGGAATGCCCGAGCACGAACAGGACGACCAGCAGCGCGAGTTCGACCTCAGATGGGCGGACGGAGCCGAGCACAAGGAGCCCTCGGCCCGGGCCCGTATGCTCGCCGCCCGCTGGAAGCACAACCCGCCCGGACCCGTGCCGTTCCGGGCCGACCCGGAGCACGTCGGCTCCCGCCGCCGCTCCTCGTGGATCTCGACCGTGGTGGTGCTGGGCAGCGTGGCGGCGGTGATCGTGCTGCTGGGGTACATCAACTTCAGGGCGCCGTACTAGGCAGTCGGCGGCAAATCCGCGCGCCGGTCACCGTCCCTGCGCCGTACGATCCCCGAAACAGCAGGTCGAACGGGGGCGGGCGTGAACGAGGACATCCGGGGCGGGGAGGCGGCCGCGGCGCGGCTGGCCCGGGGGACGCAGCTCGGCGAGGTTCTCGACGTCGACGATCCGGCTGCCTGGACCGGACTGGACGCGGGCGTGCGGGCCTGGGGCGGGTACGGGATCGAGGATCTGCCGGACAAGGCATGGGTCGAGGCCCTGGACGGGGAAACCGGGCCGCCGGGCCGGTCCGGGGCCGGGCGCTGGGTGTTCCGGTCGTCCCGACGGCGTCCGGAGCCCGCTCATGGGCCCTCGACCGACCCCCGGCTCGCCGTGGCGCTGTGCCACCCGGACGGCCACACCCGTGAAGCGGCCCTGGCCCGGGTCGCGGCCCGCCCCGCCCTGCTGCCCCTGGTCGTCGTCCGCGCCGCGGACTGGGCGGCACCTGTACGTGACAAGGCCCGGGAGCTGCTGCGGGCGGGCCTCGACATGCGCACCGGCGTCGCGCTCGCCCCCCTGATCCTGCGCATCGGCCGGCGCGAGCGGGGATCCTACGGCGTGGAACTGCTCGGCGCGATGCTCCGCCGGGCACCGCACGGAGCGCCGGCCACCCTGTTCGTCCACCCCGACCGCACCGTACGGCGGTTCGCGTACCGGCTGGCCGCCGAGGAGTCGCTGCTCTCCCCCGACCGGTTCGCCCGTACCGCCGCCTGGGACGACGACGTCGTCGTGCAAACCCTGTGCGCCGAGGCGGCGCTGGCCGCCGTGCGCGAGGAGGGTGGCCTCGACGAGGTACTCGAACCATTGCTCGCCGCCCGCAACACGCGCGCCCGGTCCGCCGGCGTCACTGCCCTGCGGCGGGCCGGGCGTCCCGAGCGGGCCCTGGAGTTCCTGGCCGACCGGTCGGCCCTGGTGCGG contains these protein-coding regions:
- a CDS encoding SCO2583/SCO2584 N-terminal domain-containing protein, which produces MPEHEQDDQQREFDLRWADGAEHKEPSARARMLAARWKHNPPGPVPFRADPEHVGSRRRSSWISTVVVLGSVAAVIVLLGYINFRAPY
- a CDS encoding HEAT repeat domain-containing protein, coding for MNEDIRGGEAAAARLARGTQLGEVLDVDDPAAWTGLDAGVRAWGGYGIEDLPDKAWVEALDGETGPPGRSGAGRWVFRSSRRRPEPAHGPSTDPRLAVALCHPDGHTREAALARVAARPALLPLVVVRAADWAAPVRDKARELLRAGLDMRTGVALAPLILRIGRRERGSYGVELLGAMLRRAPHGAPATLFVHPDRTVRRFAYRLAAEESLLSPDRFARTAAWDDDVVVQTLCAEAALAAVREEGGLDEVLEPLLAARNTRARSAGVTALRRAGRPERALEFLADRSALVRACARYVVRQHGSDPLSWYRRRCAQADDPALPPGAAIGLAECGERGDAALLRPLLTHRVPAVRARAVAGLRALDVTAVEELRSLIDDPAPGVVREATAALLPSAALLPEAWLMERLEAERPRHVRIAARRLAEARGLIVRLSDGPGPGC